The genomic segment TGCACTACCTTCTAAACCACAAAAGAAAGATTAAGATGAAAAATATCTTGGATTACCAACGACTGTCTCGGATTTTATATGCTATGCTACGCTATTACGGTGATTCCAATGTAGCTTTCTTGATCTTTAGGCAACCATTGAAAATCAATGCTTGTattgcttttgattttcttagctgtaaaaataaaaggcacatctatcatgtcaaaatagaGCAATCTTGCTGGTACACCAAGTCTCGCAATcatcttttttattaaaaatatagaacaaagatttttatttttaatttttcaaaaaaattaagaatatatagAATGGTATATTTTACTTTTTTGATTTCCAATAAATACAAAAAGACAGCCAACCTATCTTCTAATCATTGAGGCCTTTGAAAATTcaaactagtttcatttttcccTTCCTCTAAATTCAAACTGCAAGAGTATCATAAGCAATGAAGGAAATCATATTATATTAAGTCCAGATCAGTTTCGAGTTCAAATTAGATTTCATGAGGCTCATCTAAAACAGGCAGCATTTTCATTTAATCCCAAAGATACCAAAGAGAGGTctagcaaaaaaataataaaaaaaagataccaAAGAGAAGGCAACCCAATCCGGCTCCAGCTCAAGTTACGACTCCGTAGAAAAACAGGCAAAATTTTCATTCAATCCCAAAGATACCAAAGAAAGGGCACCCCAAATCTAGCTCCAGCTCAAGTTACAACTCCGTAGAAAGGAAATTTTTCATTCAATCCTATTAAGGGATCAAAGAAAAGCCAGCCCACTCCAACTCCAGCTCAAATTAcaactatatataaaaaaaaatgagcgCAGCACGATACACACTTAATTGTACCCTAACATTACGAAAAAATAGAAGTAGCTGCTCTCAGCTCTAGtaataatatttcttttttataagaaaacttcaataaattcataacggATTACAGATTTCAATGCCACGTATCCCACAATGAATGCTATAATTCAAGAAAAGGAATTTAACaaataatcattaaaaaaaagttaagaTTTCTCTTCGTTCGGAATTCCCACGTCGACATGACAATCTAATCTAACTAACTCACGCTAACCGGAGAAATCCCCTACATTAATACATCACCAACCCaccaccaaaaagaaaaagagaagcgaaacaaaaatatgaattatttagctGTCGTCGGCGGCGGACTTGGAAGAGCCGGTGCCGGTCTTCTTTGGGAGCAATAGGTTGTGGATGTTGGGCATCACACCGCCGTTAGCGATCGTCACCGTCCCCAAGAGCCTCGACAGCTCCTCATCGTTCCTTACCGCGAGCTGGATGTGCCTCGGGACAATCCTGGTCTTCTTGTTGTCCCTCGCTGCGTTCCCGGCAAGCTCCAAGACCTAACCACAAGGCCAGCCGAGAAGTTTATATCCGTGCCCAACCCAAATCCCACATTTCACGAAATTCGTGATCAAAATAACAAATTTACGAACAAAACCTGCTAAAAAGCGCAACTTCATGCAATACGATCGATACCAAGAAGGAAATTCCGAGAGTTTCAGGCCGAAATTGGAAAATACTCTTAAAAGTATCAAATTTCTTCCAACAAAGATAATTAGGAGGAACGAAAAAGAGGAGGGGGGGAGCGAAGATTACCTCGGCAGCGAGGTACTCGAGGACGGCGGCGAGGTAGACCGG from the Phoenix dactylifera cultivar Barhee BC4 unplaced genomic scaffold, palm_55x_up_171113_PBpolish2nd_filt_p 000511F, whole genome shotgun sequence genome contains:
- the LOC103696774 gene encoding probable histone H2A.3, translated to MAGRGKAIGSAASKKATSRSSKAGLQFPVGRIARFLKAGKFAERVGAGAPVYLAAVLEYLAAEVLELAGNAARDNKKTRIVPRHIQLAVRNDEELSRLLGTVTIANGGVMPNIHNLLLPKKTGTGSSKSAADDS